One Thalassotalea hakodatensis DNA segment encodes these proteins:
- a CDS encoding TonB-dependent receptor produces the protein MKAKLSVLALACAAALSANAFAEQLSSTIVGKVTDSANSRVFAGASIEIEELNVKTQTNLSGSFNFKQLPVGQYTLKVTYVGAKPLIKVINVTAGDNAPLTLTLSNTGIEEVYVRAQRSGQASAINQKRVADSIRSIVSADAIGQFPDQNAAESLQRLPGLSIERDQGEGRFVGIRGIDPNLNNVTINGLNVPSPEGGVRSVALDVIPSELIQTLAVSKSVTADMDGDAIGGTVEVRSVSAFDRNGDSATISGQLSQNNLRDDNSPKLSGSFTRLFNDTLGVAAAVSWQNREFGSDNIESNGEDEVEQRFYDITRERLGSAVNIDYRPDFNHSYFLRTMYSKFSDDEFRLANTFTFDEEDSEIVADTKDRKETQTILSVAAGGEHIIDLWNVDYQFGYAKSDENEPSALYYDFVTENSSISADLETQIPIVNQDSSATDLSLYELDEVAFEDNQAEDTEVSVKFDLSRQVSFGQYIGEVKTGAKYRRREKTADANIAIFDGDFDDLLGSDFQGKSPDWGLGQFGPALSREALRLYFNDNRSSLSRAELDSELESNGASYVSNEDIFAAYLMTKVDIDKLRIVAGLRYENTDFSTQGMRVELIEDEISDIEQVVNTDWHVDKDYSHLLPSINLRYEFSDKLIARAAFSETISRPNFEDAAAFQIIESKTEEDDGDIVTEREAEVGNPDLKPYESTNLDFTVEYYPGHIGIMSAGIFYKEIDNFVVFADVSDTPAWQGFDEVIQPINGESANLKGIELSWVKAFDNGLLLAANGTFSDSDAVTFLNGERYETRLPNQSDTIMNFTLGYETDTVNLRLTMAHKSENFEEIDGEMLRMEDEHQQLDFTSKYYLNEQITLYFNIVNLTNEPFYNYFDKRNRNAQYEEYGRTLELGFRWQM, from the coding sequence AGTGACTTATGTCGGCGCAAAACCGTTAATTAAAGTGATTAATGTAACAGCCGGCGACAATGCACCACTAACACTAACCTTATCAAATACAGGTATAGAAGAAGTGTACGTGCGAGCACAACGTTCAGGTCAAGCAAGTGCTATTAACCAAAAGCGTGTGGCTGACAGCATTCGTTCGATCGTGTCAGCAGACGCTATCGGTCAATTTCCCGATCAAAATGCCGCTGAATCTTTGCAACGTTTACCAGGCTTGTCGATTGAAAGAGATCAAGGTGAAGGACGCTTTGTCGGTATTCGCGGTATAGACCCTAACCTGAATAATGTCACAATTAATGGTTTGAATGTTCCTTCACCTGAGGGTGGCGTTCGTTCAGTAGCACTTGATGTTATTCCATCAGAGCTAATCCAAACACTGGCTGTTTCGAAATCTGTTACTGCCGATATGGACGGCGACGCTATAGGTGGTACCGTGGAAGTGCGTAGTGTTAGTGCCTTTGATCGTAATGGCGATAGCGCTACCATCAGCGGCCAACTCAGCCAAAATAACTTACGTGATGACAATAGCCCCAAATTATCTGGCAGTTTCACTCGTCTTTTCAATGATACGCTAGGTGTTGCAGCTGCAGTGTCTTGGCAAAATCGCGAGTTTGGATCTGACAATATCGAGTCGAATGGTGAAGATGAAGTAGAACAACGTTTTTATGATATCACACGTGAACGCCTTGGCAGTGCCGTCAATATTGATTATCGCCCAGACTTTAATCATTCTTACTTTCTTCGCACTATGTACAGCAAATTCTCAGACGATGAATTTCGCTTAGCGAATACTTTTACCTTCGATGAAGAAGACTCTGAAATTGTCGCAGATACTAAAGATAGAAAAGAAACTCAAACCATATTAAGTGTCGCCGCTGGCGGTGAACATATTATTGATTTATGGAACGTAGATTATCAATTTGGCTATGCAAAGTCTGATGAAAATGAACCAAGTGCACTTTATTATGACTTTGTAACTGAAAACAGCAGCATAAGTGCCGACTTAGAGACTCAAATTCCCATCGTGAATCAAGATAGCTCAGCGACAGATTTGTCACTTTATGAATTAGATGAAGTCGCATTTGAAGATAATCAAGCAGAAGATACAGAAGTAAGCGTTAAGTTTGACCTTAGCCGCCAAGTCTCTTTTGGCCAATATATTGGTGAGGTCAAAACGGGTGCTAAATACCGTCGTCGTGAAAAAACAGCAGATGCAAACATTGCTATTTTTGATGGCGACTTTGATGACCTGTTAGGTAGTGACTTTCAAGGAAAATCACCCGATTGGGGTTTAGGTCAATTTGGCCCGGCTCTTAGTCGTGAAGCGTTGCGCCTTTATTTTAACGATAATCGTAGCTCATTATCACGAGCTGAACTCGACTCTGAATTAGAATCTAACGGCGCCTCTTATGTCTCAAATGAAGATATTTTTGCCGCCTATTTAATGACAAAAGTCGATATAGATAAATTGCGCATTGTTGCGGGTTTACGTTACGAAAATACCGATTTCAGTACTCAAGGGATGCGTGTAGAACTCATTGAAGATGAAATATCAGATATTGAACAAGTGGTTAATACCGATTGGCACGTCGACAAAGATTATTCACATTTACTGCCTAGCATAAACTTACGTTATGAGTTTTCAGATAAGCTCATCGCACGGGCGGCCTTTAGCGAAACAATTTCTCGTCCTAATTTTGAAGATGCAGCAGCCTTTCAAATTATTGAAAGTAAAACAGAAGAAGACGATGGTGACATCGTAACTGAGCGCGAAGCAGAGGTGGGTAACCCTGACTTAAAGCCATACGAATCAACCAACCTTGATTTCACTGTCGAATACTACCCAGGCCATATTGGCATTATGTCGGCAGGAATATTCTATAAAGAAATTGATAACTTCGTTGTATTCGCAGATGTATCTGACACACCTGCATGGCAAGGTTTTGACGAAGTAATACAGCCAATAAATGGTGAAAGCGCCAACTTAAAAGGTATTGAGTTATCTTGGGTAAAAGCCTTTGACAATGGCTTATTACTGGCTGCAAACGGTACATTTTCTGATTCCGATGCGGTTACTTTTTTAAATGGCGAACGTTACGAAACACGTTTACCTAATCAATCAGACACTATCATGAATTTCACTTTGGGTTATGAAACTGACACAGTAAATCTACGCTTAACCATGGCACATAAAAGTGAAAATTTTGAAGAAATTGATGGTGAAATGTTGCGTATGGAAGACGAACATCAACAACTTGATTTCACTTCAAAATATTATCTAAACGAACAAATCACACTGTATTTTAATATTGTTAATTTAACCAATGAACCATTCTATAACTATTTTGATAAACGAAATAGAAATGCGCAATATGAAGAATATGGCCGAACTTTAGAGCTTGGCTTTCGTTGGCAAATGTAA